The following proteins are co-located in the Deinococcus metallilatus genome:
- a CDS encoding TSUP family transporter, producing MPQPEVLLYGLPLAFLAGFIDAVAGGGGTITLPTLFFMGLSPAQAVATNKLLAIFGSGSATFQYWRKGHVEKALVLRLIPLALVGSALGAYLVHFVNPNAFRTLVGVVILGVGVLVLVNKRFGLEDRYPGLTPRTLALTLPGALIIGVYDGFLGPGTGTFLMFLFTLVGFNLVRSSGNARTINFATNLGAFLFFLIGGQMVWWIGLPMGAANALGATLGARMAMLRGSGFVKVMYGLIVVLVAARLLTQ from the coding sequence GTGCCCCAGCCCGAAGTCCTGCTCTACGGCCTCCCCCTCGCCTTTCTCGCCGGATTCATCGACGCGGTGGCGGGTGGCGGGGGCACCATCACGCTCCCGACGCTGTTTTTCATGGGCCTCTCGCCCGCGCAGGCGGTCGCCACCAACAAGCTGCTCGCCATCTTCGGGTCGGGCAGCGCGACCTTTCAATACTGGCGCAAGGGGCATGTGGAGAAGGCGCTGGTGCTGCGGCTGATTCCGCTGGCGCTGGTTGGCAGTGCGCTGGGCGCCTACCTGGTCCATTTCGTGAACCCGAATGCCTTCCGCACGCTGGTCGGCGTGGTGATTCTCGGCGTGGGCGTGCTGGTGCTGGTCAACAAACGCTTCGGCCTGGAGGACCGCTATCCCGGTCTGACGCCCCGGACGCTGGCCCTCACGCTGCCCGGCGCCCTGATCATCGGCGTGTACGACGGCTTTCTCGGCCCCGGCACCGGCACCTTTCTGATGTTCCTGTTCACGCTGGTGGGCTTCAACCTCGTCCGCTCCAGCGGCAACGCCCGCACCATCAACTTCGCCACCAACCTGGGCGCGTTCCTGTTCTTCCTGATCGGCGGGCAGATGGTCTGGTGGATCGGCCTGCCGATGGGGGCCGCCAACGCTCTCGGCGCCACGCTGGGTGCCCGGATGGCGATGCTGCGCGGCAGCGGCTTCGTGAAGGTGATGTACGGGCTGATCGTGGTGCTGGTGGCGGCGCGGCTGCTGACGCAGTGA
- the msrA gene encoding peptide-methionine (S)-S-oxide reductase MsrA gives MTSSQTGGQTQQAIFAGGCFWCTEAVMKDVRGVTKVESGYIGGHVPNPDYRTVCGGQTGHAEAVRVTFDPLQVSFKDLLRLFFATHDPTSLNRQGADVGTQYRSAVFPLNAEQERETREVIDELTRQNIFDRPIVTTIEPASEFYGAEDYHQDFYANNPRQPYCMAVIAPKVAKFRKEYSDRLRV, from the coding sequence ATGACCTCATCACAGACGGGCGGACAGACGCAGCAGGCAATCTTCGCGGGGGGGTGCTTCTGGTGCACCGAGGCCGTCATGAAGGACGTGCGCGGCGTGACGAAGGTGGAGAGCGGGTACATCGGCGGGCACGTGCCGAACCCCGACTACCGGACGGTGTGTGGCGGTCAGACCGGACACGCCGAGGCGGTGCGCGTGACCTTCGATCCCTTGCAGGTCAGCTTCAAGGACCTGCTGAGGCTCTTTTTCGCCACGCACGACCCCACCAGCCTCAACCGCCAGGGGGCCGACGTGGGCACCCAGTACCGCAGCGCCGTCTTTCCGCTGAATGCCGAGCAGGAGCGCGAGACGCGCGAGGTGATCGACGAACTCACCCGGCAAAACATCTTTGACCGGCCCATCGTGACCACGATTGAACCCGCCAGCGAGTTCTACGGGGCCGAGGACTACCACCAGGACTTTTACGCCAACAACCCGCGTCAGCCCTACTGCATGGCCGTGATCGCCCCGAAGGTGGCGAAATTCCGCAAGGAATACAGCGACCGGCTGAGGGTCTGA
- a CDS encoding MOSC domain-containing protein, protein MKLISVNIGQPTAVQIGQRMAVTGICKHPVPGRVRVTAQGLDGDHVLDRKHHGGPDQAVYIYTREDYDHWAEALGAALEPGTFGENLLIGGLESAGVQVGERFRVGSVLLEVTAPRIPCGTLGARMADAGFVKRFARARRPGFYTRVLEGGDLGRGDEVTRAPAPAEAPTIAELFDLWYEDTPSRATLERYLHSPLAVRLRRNLEERLADARSS, encoded by the coding sequence ATGAAGCTCATCAGCGTGAACATCGGCCAGCCCACCGCTGTCCAGATCGGCCAGCGCATGGCGGTGACGGGGATTTGCAAGCATCCAGTGCCCGGCCGGGTCAGGGTCACGGCGCAGGGGCTGGACGGGGATCACGTGCTGGACCGCAAGCATCACGGCGGTCCCGATCAGGCCGTCTACATCTACACCCGTGAGGACTACGACCACTGGGCCGAGGCCCTCGGCGCGGCGCTCGAACCCGGCACCTTCGGGGAGAATCTGCTGATCGGCGGGCTGGAGTCGGCCGGTGTGCAGGTGGGCGAACGCTTCCGGGTGGGGAGCGTGCTGCTGGAGGTCACGGCCCCGCGTATTCCCTGCGGCACCCTGGGCGCACGCATGGCGGACGCAGGCTTCGTGAAGCGGTTCGCGCGGGCACGCCGCCCCGGCTTCTATACCCGGGTACTGGAAGGGGGCGACCTGGGCCGGGGGGACGAGGTCACGCGCGCCCCCGCACCGGCAGAGGCCCCGACCATCGCGGAGCTCTTTGACCTGTGGTACGAGGACACGCCTTCCCGCGCGACGCTGGAACGGTATCTGCACTCCCCGCTGGCCGTCCGGCTCCGCCGCAACCTGGAGGAACGGCTGGCGGACGCCCGTTCCAGCTAG
- a CDS encoding phospholipase D-like domain-containing protein encodes MRAVPSTRLAAWALAFLALLAGPWPDAHARGPVFPAGLEVVGNMLPPPDRAALGGLGLNTCPPPEAPLDRLLYDRTLGEGAALSCGNRFEGLLHFPQADPAYSTQPRTPHGGFDLLETQLRGTRRELLIANMIWDDGPDAPGAEVARAIAALRRDVAEHPERHPDGLTVRVMLGNSIRLDALLDPSASAYSAARHLLAAGVPLTGDTVPGWRLEIANYAYSLPHSHVKLVVQDGETVLAGGFNISFYHLPADAPGGHGLDLTDLALRVRGPVARNAVAAFQDGWALSHLLTCRTEPTPDTLRRDCTFSRPTSPLPPVWTAPAPAAGQARVYPLYRRNGYTGADETVVALFGAAHSSIDVMQSQVSGTLGCIGALFEENGCPPALQLPVWQAAAQAIRERGVTLRLLLDYDPLLQAETLAFLRGLRAELAPLGLADHVQARWYGTAGGLHTKAALIDGRMLTVGSQNLHHSSFGRLGLGEYTLATSDPGAVSEYARMFAFEWARAGAIHAPWWLPEGQPLPAPRPDAEPAERPGRPLPAP; translated from the coding sequence ATGCGTGCGGTTCCCTCCACCCGTCTGGCCGCCTGGGCGCTCGCCTTCCTGGCGTTGCTGGCCGGGCCGTGGCCGGACGCGCACGCCCGCGGGCCGGTCTTTCCGGCCGGGCTGGAGGTGGTGGGCAACATGCTGCCGCCGCCCGACCGCGCGGCGCTGGGCGGGCTGGGGCTGAACACCTGTCCGCCGCCCGAAGCGCCCCTCGACCGCCTGCTGTATGACCGCACGCTGGGGGAGGGCGCGGCCCTGAGCTGCGGGAACCGCTTCGAGGGCCTGCTGCACTTTCCGCAGGCGGACCCGGCCTACAGCACGCAGCCGCGCACCCCGCACGGCGGCTTCGACCTGCTGGAGACGCAACTGCGCGGGACGCGACGCGAACTGCTGATCGCCAACATGATCTGGGACGACGGCCCGGACGCCCCCGGCGCAGAGGTCGCGCGGGCCATCGCGGCCCTGCGGCGGGACGTGGCCGAGCACCCCGAACGCCATCCGGACGGCCTGACCGTGCGGGTGATGCTGGGCAATTCGATCCGGCTCGACGCGCTGCTCGATCCGTCGGCCAGCGCCTACAGCGCGGCCCGGCACCTGCTGGCGGCGGGCGTGCCCCTGACCGGCGACACGGTGCCCGGCTGGCGGCTGGAGATTGCCAACTACGCCTACAGCCTGCCGCACAGCCACGTCAAACTCGTGGTGCAGGACGGCGAGACAGTGCTGGCGGGGGGTTTCAATATCAGCTTCTATCACCTGCCAGCGGACGCTCCCGGCGGGCACGGCCTGGACCTGACGGACCTGGCGCTGCGGGTGCGCGGCCCGGTCGCCCGGAACGCGGTCGCAGCCTTTCAGGACGGGTGGGCGCTCAGTCACTTGCTGACCTGCCGGACCGAGCCGACACCGGACACCCTGCGGCGGGACTGCACCTTCAGCCGCCCCACCTCGCCCCTGCCGCCCGTCTGGACGGCGCCCGCCCCCGCCGCCGGGCAGGCGCGCGTGTACCCCCTCTACCGCCGCAACGGGTACACCGGCGCGGACGAAACCGTGGTGGCCCTCTTCGGGGCGGCCCACAGCAGCATCGACGTGATGCAGTCGCAGGTCAGCGGCACCCTGGGCTGCATCGGCGCCCTCTTCGAGGAGAACGGCTGTCCGCCCGCCCTGCAACTCCCGGTGTGGCAGGCCGCAGCGCAGGCCATCCGCGAACGGGGCGTCACGCTGCGGCTGCTGCTCGACTACGACCCGCTGCTTCAGGCCGAGACGCTGGCCTTCCTGCGCGGTCTGCGCGCCGAACTGGCCCCGCTGGGGCTGGCCGACCACGTCCAGGCCCGCTGGTACGGCACGGCGGGCGGCCTGCACACCAAGGCGGCGCTGATCGACGGCCGGATGCTCACCGTCGGCAGCCAGAACCTTCACCATTCCTCCTTCGGGCGGCTGGGCCTGGGCGAATACACCCTCGCCACCAGCGACCCCGGCGCGGTCAGCGAGTACGCGCGGATGTTCGCCTTCGAGTGGGCGCGGGCCGGAGCCATCCACGCCCCCTGGTGGCTGCCCGAGGGCCAGCCCCTCCCCGCGCCGCGACCGGACGCGGAACCCGCCGAGCGTCCGGGCCGCCCGCTCCCCGCCCCGTGA
- a CDS encoding RNHCP domain-containing protein, which yields MTARRFTVQGTNNAFTCANCGAAVQPLQNGSVRNHCPECLHSLHVDVLPGDRASTCHGLMIPVGVEQSGKKGWIILHRCQKCGFTGRNKAALDDPAQPDRWDALVQLSGQRRE from the coding sequence ATGACCGCGCGGCGGTTCACCGTCCAGGGCACCAACAACGCCTTTACCTGCGCGAACTGCGGCGCGGCGGTGCAGCCCCTCCAGAACGGCTCGGTTCGCAACCACTGCCCGGAGTGCCTGCACTCGCTGCACGTGGACGTGTTGCCCGGCGACCGCGCCAGCACCTGCCACGGCCTGATGATTCCGGTCGGCGTCGAGCAGAGCGGCAAGAAAGGCTGGATCATCCTCCACCGCTGCCAGAAATGCGGCTTCACCGGCCGCAACAAGGCCGCCCTGGACGACCCGGCCCAGCCCGACCGCTGGGACGCTCTGGTCCAGCTCAGCGGCCAGCGGCGCGAGTAA